In a genomic window of Bradyrhizobium ontarionense:
- a CDS encoding methyl-accepting chemotaxis protein, giving the protein MSFMGRFSILAKVLSIVVLLSGVAATMAWLGISALGDLSEKADVMSAAAKRALFAARANQNVIALNRAEFRSALDPSDENRLAAREVIQTQLKQYDERFAQVSETVDEKAKAMLPEVKDAFTAYKSQLDKTLAVVDAEKSSNIGESVVRLRDAAMKSRAAAENLQGKVRAVADRLNARVEEKAKEAHDQYQATSRLLVIVASVGIVFSGVLGFLIGQFGIAKPIRAIVALLQQLAGGNYDAAVHATDRKDEVGDVARAAEVFKANGFAKIRMEAEQKEMERRAIEQRKADMRTLADNFETAVGEIIRTVSSASTELEASAGSLTSTASRSQQLATTVAAASEEASTNVQSVASATEELSSSVNEISRQVQESARMARDAVGQAHRTNERVGELSKAAARIGDVVELINTIAGQTNLLALNATIEAARAGEAGRGFAVVASEVKALAEQTAKATGEIGQQISSIQGATHESVAAIREISGTIERLSEIASAIAAAVEEQGAATQEISRNVQQAALGTQLVSSNVADVQQGASETGSASSQVLSAAKALSNDGNRLRSEVGRFLQTVRAA; this is encoded by the coding sequence ATGTCATTCATGGGTCGGTTCAGCATCCTCGCCAAGGTCCTCTCGATCGTCGTGCTGCTCAGCGGCGTCGCAGCGACCATGGCCTGGCTCGGCATTTCCGCGCTCGGCGACCTCAGCGAGAAGGCCGACGTGATGTCGGCGGCAGCGAAACGCGCCCTCTTCGCTGCGCGCGCCAATCAGAACGTGATCGCCTTGAACCGCGCCGAGTTCCGCAGCGCGCTCGACCCCAGCGACGAGAACAGGCTCGCCGCGCGCGAGGTGATCCAGACCCAGCTCAAGCAATATGACGAACGCTTCGCCCAGGTCAGCGAGACCGTGGACGAGAAGGCGAAGGCCATGCTGCCCGAGGTGAAGGACGCCTTCACCGCCTACAAGAGCCAGCTCGACAAGACGCTCGCCGTCGTCGACGCGGAGAAGTCCAGCAACATCGGCGAGAGCGTCGTGCGCCTGCGCGATGCGGCGATGAAGAGCCGCGCCGCCGCCGAAAACCTGCAGGGCAAGGTCCGCGCGGTGGCCGACCGCCTCAATGCCCGGGTCGAGGAGAAGGCGAAGGAGGCGCACGATCAATACCAGGCGACGTCGCGCCTGCTCGTCATCGTAGCGTCGGTCGGCATCGTGTTCAGCGGCGTGCTCGGTTTTCTGATCGGCCAGTTCGGCATCGCGAAGCCGATCCGCGCCATCGTTGCCCTGCTGCAGCAGCTCGCCGGCGGCAACTATGATGCCGCCGTCCATGCGACGGACCGCAAGGACGAGGTCGGTGACGTCGCCCGGGCCGCCGAAGTCTTCAAGGCCAACGGTTTTGCCAAGATCCGCATGGAGGCGGAGCAGAAGGAGATGGAGCGGCGCGCCATCGAGCAACGCAAGGCCGACATGCGCACGCTGGCCGACAATTTCGAGACTGCCGTCGGCGAGATCATCAGGACGGTCTCCTCCGCTTCGACCGAGCTCGAAGCATCCGCGGGCTCGCTGACCTCCACCGCCTCGCGCTCGCAGCAGCTCGCGACCACCGTGGCCGCCGCCTCGGAGGAGGCCTCGACCAATGTCCAGTCGGTGGCATCGGCCACCGAAGAGCTCTCCTCCTCGGTCAACGAGATCAGCCGTCAGGTGCAGGAATCCGCACGCATGGCCAGGGACGCAGTGGGACAGGCGCACCGCACCAACGAACGGGTCGGCGAATTGTCGAAGGCGGCGGCGCGGATCGGCGACGTCGTCGAGCTGATCAATACGATCGCCGGCCAAACCAACCTGCTGGCGCTCAACGCCACCATCGAGGCGGCACGCGCCGGTGAGGCCGGTCGCGGCTTCGCGGTCGTCGCCTCTGAGGTGAAGGCCCTGGCCGAGCAGACCGCGAAGGCGACCGGCGAGATCGGGCAGCAGATCTCCAGCATCCAGGGAGCGACCCACGAATCCGTCGCGGCCATCAGGGAGATCTCCGGGACCATCGAGCGATTGTCGGAGATCGCCTCGGCCATTGCGGCGGCCGTCGAGGAGCAAGGCGCGGCCACCCAGGAAATCTCCCGCAACGTGCAGCAGGCGGCGCTGGGCACGCAGCTGGTCTCCTCCAACGTCGCCGACGTCCAGCAGGGCGCAAGCGAGACCGGCTCCGCCTCCTCCCAGGTGCTGTCGGCAGCCAAGGCGCTGTCGAACGACGGCAACAGGCTGCGCTCCGAGGTCGGCCGGTTCCTGCAGACCGTTCGAGCCGCCTAG
- a CDS encoding DUF2177 family protein has translation MSRTVVLYLATIAVLLGFDIPFLAIVAKGFFQSQVGEMLGEIRPAPAVLFYLVYVAGVLIFVSGQSEATWRSTLLYGALFGLFCYATFELTSLTMLKQWTWAVVLVDISWGMFVTAVSATVGLLIADWATPRT, from the coding sequence ATGAGTCGAACTGTCGTTCTTTATCTGGCGACCATCGCCGTGCTGCTCGGGTTCGACATCCCCTTTCTCGCCATCGTCGCCAAGGGCTTCTTCCAGTCGCAGGTCGGCGAGATGCTGGGCGAGATCCGGCCCGCGCCGGCGGTGCTGTTCTATCTGGTCTACGTCGCGGGCGTGCTGATCTTCGTCAGCGGCCAGAGTGAGGCGACGTGGCGCTCGACCTTGCTCTATGGCGCGCTGTTCGGGCTGTTCTGCTATGCGACCTTCGAACTGACGTCGCTCACCATGCTCAAGCAGTGGACCTGGGCCGTGGTGCTGGTCGACATCAGCTGGGGCATGTTCGTCACCGCGGTGTCGGCCACCGTGGGCCTGCTGATCGCGGACTGGGCCACGCCGCGCACGTGA
- a CDS encoding DEAD/DEAH box helicase, with amino-acid sequence MSFPATNPPLARALAERNYEQPTPVQLAVLADEAVDRDLLVSAQTGSGKTVAYGLAIAKNLLGEGDRFDRAAAPLALIVAPTRELALQVHRELAWLYQHAGARVVSCVGGMDPRREQRELEAGAHIVVGTPGRLCDHLRRGRLDISELKAVVLDEADEMLNLGFREDMEFILETTPETRRTLLFSATFPRGIVALAKEYQDDAFRIEVEGDEGGHADIEYRAIRIASGDVEHAVVNVLRFYESPSAIVFCNTREAVRHLQAALLERGFSVVALSGELTQNERTQALQSLRDGRSRVCVATDVAARGIDLAKLDLVIHAELPNDPEVMQHRSGRTGRAGRKGVSVLLVPPARRRRAEVLLNMAGIDAVWGATPQADDIRKLDHERMLQDAIFTEETTADDVEMARALLAERSAEDIAATLVRLYRARLPSPEDILDPGQDNGRSRQDRGRDTARPSRSEDRAPAAPRTKTGKPSARHGMGEPSVWFRAAIGRKKNAEARWLLPMICRRGGIDKHDIGAIKIQDTTTEFEIAERVADAFAANIRRPDKEDNIRIEPLSGAPSGQASSERPRQDKRPPRREDDETAYHPLRRDEPRGGRDAKPRSKPHRDGPSKSGHEPASAKKKQHGGKSSHAGQTFSERPSRAKAPDGKKAKNKRRG; translated from the coding sequence TTGTCATTCCCCGCGACCAATCCCCCGCTCGCCCGCGCTCTCGCCGAGCGCAATTATGAGCAGCCGACGCCCGTTCAGCTTGCCGTGCTCGCCGACGAGGCCGTCGATCGCGACCTCCTCGTGTCCGCCCAGACCGGCTCGGGCAAGACCGTTGCCTATGGGCTGGCGATCGCGAAGAACCTGCTGGGCGAGGGCGACAGGTTCGACCGGGCCGCCGCGCCGCTGGCCCTGATCGTGGCGCCGACGCGCGAGCTCGCCCTGCAGGTCCATCGTGAGCTCGCCTGGCTGTATCAGCACGCGGGCGCGCGCGTCGTCTCCTGCGTCGGCGGCATGGATCCGCGCCGCGAGCAGCGCGAGCTGGAGGCGGGCGCCCACATCGTCGTCGGCACGCCCGGCCGGCTCTGCGATCATCTGCGGCGCGGGCGTCTCGACATCTCGGAATTGAAGGCCGTCGTGCTCGACGAGGCCGACGAGATGCTCAATCTCGGCTTTCGCGAGGACATGGAGTTCATCCTCGAGACCACGCCGGAGACGCGGCGCACCCTGCTGTTCTCGGCGACCTTCCCGCGTGGCATCGTGGCGCTGGCCAAGGAATATCAGGACGACGCGTTCCGGATCGAGGTCGAAGGCGACGAAGGCGGGCACGCCGACATCGAGTACCGCGCCATCCGCATTGCGTCTGGAGATGTCGAGCACGCGGTGGTCAACGTGCTGCGCTTCTACGAGTCGCCGAGCGCGATCGTGTTCTGCAACACGCGCGAGGCCGTCAGGCATCTGCAGGCGGCGCTGCTGGAGCGCGGCTTCTCGGTGGTCGCGCTGTCGGGTGAATTGACGCAGAACGAGCGGACGCAGGCCCTGCAGTCGCTGCGCGATGGCCGGTCGCGCGTCTGCGTGGCCACCGACGTGGCGGCGCGCGGCATCGACCTCGCGAAGCTCGACCTCGTCATTCATGCGGAGCTGCCGAATGATCCCGAGGTCATGCAGCATCGCTCGGGCCGCACCGGCCGCGCGGGGCGCAAGGGTGTCAGCGTCCTCCTGGTGCCGCCGGCCCGGCGGCGACGCGCGGAAGTGCTGTTGAATATGGCCGGCATCGATGCCGTCTGGGGCGCGACGCCGCAGGCCGATGACATCCGCAAGCTCGATCACGAGCGCATGCTGCAGGACGCCATCTTCACCGAGGAGACGACTGCGGACGATGTGGAGATGGCCCGCGCATTGCTCGCCGAGCGATCGGCCGAGGACATCGCCGCAACGCTGGTCCGGCTCTATCGCGCCCGGCTGCCGTCGCCCGAGGACATTCTCGATCCCGGCCAGGACAACGGCCGATCGCGCCAGGATCGCGGTCGCGACACCGCCAGGCCATCGCGGAGCGAGGATCGTGCACCAGCGGCCCCCCGAACGAAAACGGGAAAGCCGTCGGCACGCCACGGCATGGGCGAGCCCAGCGTCTGGTTCCGGGCGGCGATCGGGCGCAAGAAGAATGCGGAGGCGCGCTGGCTGCTGCCGATGATCTGCCGCCGTGGCGGCATCGACAAGCACGACATCGGCGCCATCAAGATCCAGGACACCACGACCGAGTTCGAGATCGCCGAGCGCGTCGCGGACGCCTTCGCCGCCAACATCCGCCGTCCGGACAAGGAAGACAATATCCGGATCGAGCCGCTGTCGGGCGCCCCTTCAGGGCAGGCGTCATCGGAAAGGCCGCGGCAGGACAAGCGGCCGCCGCGGCGCGAGGACGACGAGACCGCCTACCATCCGCTGCGACGTGATGAGCCGCGCGGGGGGAGGGACGCCAAGCCGCGCAGCAAGCCGCACCGTGACGGTCCGTCGAAATCCGGCCACGAACCGGCTTCCGCAAAGAAAAAGCAGCATGGCGGCAAGTCCAGCCACGCCGGACAGACGTTTTCAGAGAGACCCTCGCGGGCAAAGGCGCCGGACGGCAAGAAGGCCAAGAACAAGCGTCGCGGCTGA
- a CDS encoding DUF1428 domain-containing protein, with protein sequence MYVAGFVIPVPEEKMEAYRRWAERGAALFREYGCLEIVESWEDNVPDGTATDFRRAVAAKAGEKIVFAWQVWPDKETLEAAEAHMQNDKRFELPGDIPFDPKRLVLGCFKPIHTMGRG encoded by the coding sequence ATGTATGTCGCAGGATTCGTGATCCCGGTACCGGAAGAGAAGATGGAGGCCTACCGCCGGTGGGCCGAACGCGGCGCGGCGCTGTTCAGGGAATATGGCTGCCTCGAGATCGTCGAGTCCTGGGAGGACAACGTTCCCGACGGCACGGCCACCGATTTTCGGCGCGCCGTCGCCGCGAAAGCCGGTGAGAAGATCGTCTTCGCCTGGCAGGTGTGGCCCGACAAGGAAACGCTCGAGGCCGCCGAAGCCCACATGCAGAACGACAAGCGCTTCGAGCTCCCCGGCGACATTCCCTTCGATCCCAAGCGCCTGGTCCTCGGCTGCTTCAAGCCGATCCACACGATGGGGCGGGGCTGA
- a CDS encoding Spy/CpxP family protein refolding chaperone, producing MRVDPRALILAAAVVTATAAPSFAQPGAGGPPGWGPGMMMGPGMMGGRGFGFLCNPRMGGFAEWRLSQIETAIKPNEAQRARLGDLKAASAKAAELITKDCPATPPVKATDRLALVEQRLDAMQQAIKTVRPAFQALYDSLDDKQKAALDASGPRNWGWRHWHWPWSDE from the coding sequence ATGCGAGTTGATCCACGCGCGCTGATATTGGCCGCCGCAGTCGTGACGGCCACCGCTGCACCTTCCTTCGCCCAGCCGGGAGCAGGCGGACCGCCGGGGTGGGGCCCCGGCATGATGATGGGGCCGGGGATGATGGGCGGACGGGGGTTCGGCTTCCTCTGCAATCCCCGCATGGGCGGATTTGCCGAATGGCGCCTGTCGCAGATCGAGACCGCCATCAAGCCGAACGAGGCGCAGCGGGCGCGGCTCGGCGATCTCAAGGCGGCATCGGCCAAGGCGGCGGAGCTGATCACCAAGGACTGTCCGGCTACGCCGCCGGTCAAAGCCACCGACCGTCTTGCACTCGTCGAACAACGCCTCGACGCCATGCAGCAGGCGATCAAGACCGTGCGGCCGGCGTTTCAGGCGCTCTATGATTCACTCGATGACAAGCAGAAGGCGGCGCTGGATGCCAGCGGGCCGCGCAATTGGGGGTGGCGTCACTGGCACTGGCCGTGGAGCGACGAATAG